The Prunus persica cultivar Lovell chromosome G8, Prunus_persica_NCBIv2, whole genome shotgun sequence genome includes a region encoding these proteins:
- the LOC109946271 gene encoding zinc finger MYM-type protein 1-like, translating to MLPFVYVVISLNLILESNLMVNLLLVLDFRIGRKKIDYKFMLEDRIVPIIKLGEVVRSTILSKHSKQDRIDYRTRLGASVGVSRILLQQGLPFRGQDESENSTNQGNFLAFLRWLCRFNDDIKAVTLKNAPENMKLTSPDIQKDISSAISTEIINAIIRDIGDSLFVILVDESCDMSSKEHMAIVLRYVDKGQVIERFVGIVHVTDTKSSSLKLAVDDFFSRHGLSISKLRGQSYDGASNMRGEFSGLKTLLLNENDSTFYVHCFAHRLQLALVAMAKKHSEIANLFTMVSYVVNVVGASAKHRDMLREKYADVIFEVLNNNELLSGQGLNQETNLKRSSDTRWSSHYNCLISLENIFPSVIDVLKIVRTDGSGYEQKFEAKVLLTFMQSFSFIFGLHLMKRILGITNDLSQALQKKNQDIVNVMDLIKICKGRLQSMRDNG from the coding sequence ATGCTTCCTTTTGTCTATGTTGTTATCTCTTTAAACCTGATATTGGAGAGCAATTTGATGGTGAATCTTTTATTGGTGTTGGATTTTcgaattggaagaaaaaagatagacTACAAATTCATGTTGGAGGACCGAATAGTGCCCATAATAAAGCTTGGAGAAGTTGTGAGGTCAACAATTCTCTCAAAACACTCAAAGCAAGATCGAATTGATTATCGAACCCGTTTAGGTGCATCAGTTGGTGTTAGTAGGATACTTTTACAACAAGGGCTTCCATTTCGTGGGCAAGATGAATCTGAAAATTCAACCAATCAAGGgaattttcttgcatttttacGATGGCTATGTCGTTTCAATGATGATATAAAAGCTGTCACGCTAAAAAATGCTCCTGAAAATATGAAGTTGACATCACCTGATATCCAGAAGGACATTTCAAGTGCTATTTCAACTGAAATTATCAATGCAATCATAAGGGATATTGGTGATTCATTATTTGTCATTCTTGTTGATGAATCATGTGACATGTCTTCAAAGGAGCATATGGCAATTGTGCTACGTTATGTGGATAAAGGTCAGGTAATTGAACGTTTTGTAGGTATTGTGCATGTTACAGATACTAAATCTTCCTCACTCAAGTTAGCCGTTGATGATTTCTTTTCGAGACATGGATTAAGCATCTCTAAATTGCGAGGGCAGAGTTATGATGGCGCAAGTAATATGAGAGGCGAGTTTAGTGGTCTTAAAACACTCCTTCTAAATGAGAATGACTCTACTTTTTATGTTCATTGTTTTGCTCATCGACTTCAGCTAGCTCTGGTAGCTATGGCAAAGAAACATTCAGAAATTGCAAATTTATTTACTATGGTTTCTTATGTGGTGAATGTTGTGGGTGCATCCGCTAAGCACCGTGATATGCTGAGAGAAAAGTATGCTGATGTAATTTTTGAAGTACTCAATAATAATGAGCTCTTAAGTGGGCAAGGCCTGAATCAAGAAACTAATCTTAAGCGGTCTAGTGATACACGATGGAGCTCTCATTATAATTGTTTAATCAGTTTGGAAAACATATTCCCGTCTGTGATAGATGTGCTTAAGATTGTAAGAACAGATGGATCAGGTTACGAACAAAAATTTGAAGCAAAGGTTCTATTGACTTTTATGCAATCATTCAGCTTCATTTTTGGTCTACACTTGAtgaaaagaattttgggaatCACAAACGACTTGTCTCAGgcattacaaaagaaaaatcaagataTTGTGAATGTCATGGACTTGATCAAAATATGTAAAGGAAGATTGCAAAGTATGCGAGATAATGGTTGA
- the LOC18768858 gene encoding DNA replication licensing factor MCM7 has translation MKDLDFGPDKVHAKDFLSNFIDCNGEPKYMRILQEVANRKFRAIQIDLEDLFSYRELDEEFLSRVTENTRRYIGIFADAIDELMPEPTEAFTDDDHDILMTQRSDDGPENMDGPDPHQKMPPEIKRYFEVYIRASSKGRPFTIREVKASYIGQLVRISGIVTRCSDVKPLMQVAVYTCEECGFEIYQEVTARVFMPLFECPSRRCITNRTKGNLILQLRASKFLKFQEAKIQELSEHVPKGHIPRTMTVHFRGELTRKVAPGDVVELSGIFLPIPYTGFRAMRAGLVADTYLEAMSITHHKKRYEEYELVGDEEEQIVRLADDGDIYNKLARSLAPEIYGHEDIKKALLLLLVGAPHRKLKDGMKIRGDLHICLMGDPGVAKSQLLKHIINVAPRGVYTTGKGSSGVGLTAAVQKDPVTNEMVLEGGALVLADMGICAIDEFDKMDELDRTAIHEVMEQQTVSIAKAGITTSLNARTAVLAAANPAWGRYDLRRTPAENINLPPALLSRFDLLWLILDRADMDSDLELARHVVYVHQNKESPALGFTPLEPSVLRAYISAARRLSPSVPQELEEYIASAYSSIRQEEAKSNAPHSYTTVRTLLSILRISAALARLRFSETVAQSDVDEALRLMQMSKFSLYSDDRQKSGLDAISDIYSILRDEAARTDKLDVSYARALNWISRKGYSEAQLKECLEEYAALNVWQINPLTFDIRFIDA, from the exons ATGAAGGACCTCGACTTCGGCCCTGACAAAG TGCACGCGAAGGATTTCCTTTCCAACTTTATCGATTGCAATGGTGAACCCAAATACATGCGGATCCTT CAAGAAGTTGCTAACCGTAAATTTCGAGCAATTCAGATTGATCTTGAGGACTTGTTCAGT TACAGAGAGTTGGATGAAGAATTCCTCAGTCGGGTTACTGAAAATACTCGGCGATATATTGGTATTTTTGCTGATGCTATCGATGAGCTCATGCCAGAGCCCACAGAGGCCTTTACAGATGATGATCATGACATATTGATGACCCAAAGGTCCGATGATGGGCCAGAGAATATGGATGGTCCAGATCCACATCAGAAGATGCCTCCAGAAATCAAGCGCTACTT TGAAGTTTACATAAGAGCATCTTCAAAGGGGCGGCCATTTACCATTAGGGAGGTCAAGGCTTCATATATTGGTCAGCTTGTAAGGATATCAGGTATTGTGACACGGTGTTCAGATGTTAAGCCATTGATGCAGGTTGCTGTTTATACATGTGAAGaatgtggttttgagatttacCAG GAAGTAACTGCAAGAGTATTTATGCCCCTGTTTGAGTGCCCATCCAGGCGTTGTATAACAAATAGAACCAAGGGGAATCTTATTCTTCAACTCAGGGCATCAAAGTTCTTGAAGTTTCAGGAG GCCAAGATACAAGAATTGTCTGAACATGTTCCAAAAGGCCATATTCCACGGACAATGACTGTTCACTTCAGGGGTGAACTCACAAGAAAG GTAGCTCCGGGTGATGTTGTTGAACTATCTGGCATTTTTCTTCCTATTCCTTACACTGGTTTTAGAGCAATGCGGGCTGGCTTAGTTGCAGATACTTACTTAGAAGCCATGTCTATCACACACCATAAGAAAAGATATGAAGA GTATGAACTTGTAGGAGATGAGGAAGAGCAAATTGTACGTTTAGCTGATGATGGTGACATTTATAATAAGTTGGCACGATCTTTGGCACCTGAAATTTATGGGCATGAAGATATCAAAAAGGCTTTACTTCTGCTTCTAGTGGGTGCCCCTCACAGGAAACTAAAAGATGGAATGAAG ATTAGAGGAGATTTACATATTTGTTTGATGGGTGATCCTGGAGTTGCAAAGAGCCAGCTTCTTAAGCACATAATTAATGTAGCACCCAGGGGAGTTTATACAACCGGTAAAGGAAGCAGTGGAGTTGGTCTAACTGCTGCTGTTCAGAAAGATCCTGTCACAAATGAAATGGTCCTCGAAGGAGGAGCATTG GTGCTAGCGGATATGGGCATTTGTGCAATTGATGAATTTGATAAGATGGATGAATTAGATCGTACAGCCATACATGAAGTTATGGAGCAGCAGACAGTCAGCATTGCCAAGGCTGGGATCACTACATCTTTGAATGCAAGAACTGCTGTTCTTGCTGCAGCTAATCCAGCGTG GGGGAGATATGACCTACGTAGAACTCCAGCTGAAAACATTAATCTTCCGCCAGCCCTTTTGTCAAGATTTGATCTTTTATGGTTAATTCTGGATCGAGCAGATATGGATAGTGATCTTGAGCTGGCAAGGCATGTCGTCTATGTCCACCAGAATAAAGAATCTCCTGCTCTTGGCTTCACTCCACTTGAACCATCTGTTCTTCG CGCATATATTTCTGCTGCAAGAAGATTGTCTCCTTCAGTTCCGCAGGAACTCGAGGAGTATATTGCTAGTGCCTACTCTAGCATTCGGCAAGAAGAAGCTAAATCTAATGCTCCCCACTCCTATACGACTGTGAGGACCCTGCTCAGTATTCTTCGAATATCAGCT GCATTAGCCAGACTGCGATTTTCTGAAACTGTGGCTCAAAGTGATGTGGATGAGGCACTAAGGCTAATGCAGATGTCAAAGTTCTCTTTGTACTCAGATGATCGCCAGAAATCTGGTCTGGATGCTATCTCCGATATCTATTCAATTTTGCGAGATGAAGCTGCCAGGACTGACAAGCTGGATGTGAGCTATGCACGTGCACTAAATTGGATTTCTAGGAAG GGGTACAGTGAAGCCCAACTGAAAGAATGTTTGGAGGAATACGCAGCCTTGAATGTGTGGCAGATAAACCCCCTTACTTTTGACATCCGATTTATTGATGCCTGA